One Leopardus geoffroyi isolate Oge1 chromosome C1, O.geoffroyi_Oge1_pat1.0, whole genome shotgun sequence DNA segment encodes these proteins:
- the LRRC42 gene encoding leucine-rich repeat-containing protein 42 gives MSYYLNSENHLDPGPIYVRENGQLHMVNLALDGVKSSLQKPRPFRLFPKGFSVELCMNREDDTAQKEKTDHFIFTYTREGNLRYSAKSLFSLVLGFISDNVDHIDSLIGFPEQIAEKLFSAAEARQKFTEPGAGLRALQKFTEAYGSLVLCSLCLRNRYLVISEKLEEIKSFRELTCLDLSCCKLGDEHELLEHLTNEALSSVTQLHLKDNCLSDAGVRKMTAPVRVMKRGLENLTLLDLSCNPEITDAGIGYLFSFRKLNCLDISGTGLKDIKAIKHKLQTHIGLVHSKVPLKEFDHSNCKTEGWADQIVLQWERVTSEAVKPRETGEPRTAAQHFYGKRARTEAPVKCALADTHMNSSEKLQFYKEKAPDCHGPLLKREAVSSQESKKSKKRAFEEPEKEQSNSSQSSKQKYVCLAVEDWDLLNSY, from the exons ATGTCTTACTACCTCAACTCAGAAAACCACCTGGACCCAGGACCTATCTATGTACGAGAAAACGGTCAGCTACACATGGTCAACCTGGCCTTGGATGGTGTCAAGAGTAGCCTGCAGAAGCCAAGGCCTTTCAGACTGTTTCCCAAAGGCTTCTCTGTGGAGCTTTGCATGAACAGGGAAGATGATACTGCACAGAAAGAGAAGACTGATCATTTCATCTTTACATATACCCGGGAGGGGAATCTTCGGTACTCTGCCAAATCTCTCTTCAGCCTCGTCCTGGGCTTTATCTCCGACAATGTTGATCATATTGATTCCCTTATTGGCTTTCCTGAGCAGATTGCTGAAAAGCTGTTCTCTGCTGCAGAAGCCAGACAGAAATTCACAGAGCCAGGTGCAGGGCTGAGGGCTTTACAGAAATTCACTGAGGCCTATGGAAGTCTGGTGCTTTGCTCCCTGTGTTTGCGAAACAG ATACCTGGTGATTTCAGAAAAACTTGAGGAGATTAAGTCTTTCCGGGAGCTGACCTGCCTGGATCTTTCCTGTTGCAAGCTTGGAGATGAGCATGAACTTCTAGAACATCTCACCAATGAGGCCCTGTCTAG TGTAACTCAACTCCACCTGAAGGATAATTGTTTATCTGATGCCGGGGTGCGGAAAATGACAGCACCAGTTCGAGTGATGAAAAGAGGCCTTGAAAATCTAACATTATTAGACTTATCTT GTAATCCTGAGATCACAGATGCGGGCATTGGATACCTCTTCTCTTTTAGAAAACTAAACTGTTTAGATATTTCTGGGACAGGGCTCAAG GACATCAAAGCCATCAAACACAAGCTCCAGACTCACATAGGCCTTGTCCACTCCAAAGTGCCTTTGAAAGAATTTGATCACAGTAACTGCAAGACAGAGGGCTGGGCTGACCAG ATTGTTCTGCAATGGGAGCGTGTGACTTCAGAAGCTGTGAAGCCACGAGAAACCGGGGAGCCGCGAACAGCAGCTCAACACTTCT ATGGCAAGCGGGCTCGAACAGAAGCCCCTGTGAAGTGTGCCCTGGCAGATACCCACATGAACTCTTCTGAGAAACTCCAGTTCTATAAAGAGAAAGCCCCAGACTGCCACGGGCCACTATTGAAGCGCGAAGCTGTCTCAAGCCAGGAGTCGAAGAAGAGCAAGAAGAGAGCTTTTGAAGAGCCAGAGAAGGAACAGAGCAACTCTTCACAGTCTTCAAAGCAGAAATACGTGTGTCTTGCTGTGGAAGACTGGGACTTGTTAAATTCCTACTGA